GCGTCGTCACCGTGGTGCCCGGCACCGGGTCGGTGGCCGGGACCGCGCTGACCACCGACCGCCGGGTACGGGCCGTGCTCTTCACCGGCAGCACCGCCACCGGGCGGACCATCATGGCGGCCGCGGCACCCACGCTGAAGCGGCTCGGCCTCGAACTCGGCGGCAACGATCCCGCGCTGGTGCTGGAGTCGGCGATGATCGACGACCGGCTCATCGACGAGCTGGTCCGTGGCACGTTCACCTCGTCCGGCCAGGTCTGCTACAGCGTCAAGCGGATCTACGTACACCGCAGCCGCTACGCGGAACTGGTCACGGCATACACCGAGGCCGCCGACGCGCTGGTGGTGGGCGACGGCCGCGACCCCGAGACCACCATCGGTCCGCTCACCACCCGCTCCCAGTACGACCGGGTACGTGCCCTTGTCGCCGAGGCGCGGCGACACGGAGCCCGGGTCCGCACGGTCGGCCGGCGTGGCACCACCGCGCACTGGGAACGCGGCAACTTCCTCCTGCCCACGGTGGTCACCGACGCCCCGCACGACATCGCCCTGGTCACCGAGGAACAGTTCGGCCCTACCGTGCCGATCCTGCCGTTCGACACCGACGACGAGGCGGTCGCCCTCGCCAACGGCACCGACTACGGCCTCGCCGCGTCGGTCTGGTCCGCCGACGCGTCGCACGCCGACACGGTGGCCCGCCGGATCGAGGCCGGCTCGGTCTTCGTCAACGCCCACCGGCTCGGCGCCTCCGACCTGGCCATGCCGTTCGGTGGGGCCAAGCAGAGCGGCCTCGGCCGACGGCACGGCTTCGTGGCCGTCGAGGAATGCAGCGAGTTGCAGACCATCGCGCACGTTGTCAACCCGGCCAGCCTGCCCGGCCCGACCGTTGCGGCCCCACCGACCAGACCGAGCCCGAGCGGCCGGAAGGAGCAGTAACCATGCCGCAGAGCGCCGCACACACCCTCATCGACATCCTGCTCGACTGGGGCGTACGGCAGGTCTTCACCTGCCCCGGCAGCACCGAGGCCCCGTTCCTGGACGCCTCCGTCGACCGCCCGGAGCTGGACGTCTGGCTCACCACCCACGAGCTGACCGCGGTCACCATGGCCGACGGCTACGCCCGGTTCGCCGGTGGCCCGCCGGGCGTGGCCTACCTGCACACCAATGTCGGACTGGTCAACGGACTCGGCGGGATGTACGCCGCGCAGCTCGGCCGGGCGCCGGTGCTGGTGCTCAACGGGCTCAAGGCCGGCGTGATCCAGTCCCGGCGCGGGTTCACCGCGCCGCCGGACGTCGGCGCGCTGGCCGCCGGGAACGCCAAGTGGAGCTGGCAGGTGCAGCGCACCGAGCATCTCGCCGAAGACCTGTCCCGGGCACTGCAGGTCGCCACCAACGGACCACCCGGCCCGGTCTGGCTGGGCCTGCCCGAGGACCTGGTCGCGGCACCGGCCTCGACCGTCGCACCAGCACCCGCCCGATCCCGCCAGGTCACGTCCGGAGCCCCCGCCCCCGACCAGGTCGCGGCGGCGGCCAGCGCACTGGCCGGGGCCCGGAAACCGCTGCTGGTCGCCGGTGCCGACCTCGTCCGGGAGGACGCGGTCGATCTGCTGGTCAGGCTCGCCGAGCGGCTCGGCGCGCAGGTGGTCAACGAGGACCGGCGGTCGTTCGAACGATCCGCCTTCCCCACCGGCCACCCGTGCTACGCCGGCTTCTACGCCGACCGGCTGCCGGCGGTACGGCAGGCGGACGTGGTGGCCTTCCTCGGCGCACGCTGCTTCCACGAGTTCGAGGCCGGCAGCATCGCCGCGCCCGCCGCCGGGGTGACCCTCATCCACAGCAACGCCGACCCGGCCGAGATCGGCAAGACGCACGGCGCCGACATCACCCTCACCGGGGACCACCGGCTCATCCTCGACCAGCTACTCACCGCGCTGCCGGCCGACCACCAGCCCCGGCCCACTTCCCCGGCCGATACCACCGAGGCGACCGGACCGGCCACCGTGACCGGCCCAGACCGAGACGGGCCGCTCTCCGTGCCCGAGGTGGCGACCGCGCTGGCTGCCACCGTCGACCGGCGGACCCGGATCGTGGCCGACGCCACCACCTCCAACGGCGCGTTCTTCGCCCACCTTCCGCAGGACACGCCGGGGCAGCTGATCACCACCTCCTCCGGCGCGCTGGGCTGGGGCATGGGCGCCGCGCTCGGGGTCAGCATCGCCCGCCCGGACGATCGGGTGGTCGCGGTGGTCGGGGACGGCTCGTTCCAGTTCGGCGCCCCCGCGCTCTGGGTCGCGGCCCGACGACGGCTGCCGGTCACCTACCTAATGATCAACAACGGATCGTACGCGGCCGTGGCGGCCGCGCTGCGTCGCTACGGCCGACGTGCGGTGGAGTCCGGCACCTACCCCGGCAAGGACATCGCCGGACCGGACTTCGCCGCGATCAGCGCCGGGTACGGCGTGCCGGCAGAGCGCGTGGACTCGGCACCGGCCCTGGCCAAGGCGCTCGACACCGCCGCCGACGCAGCCGGGCCACGGTTCATCGAGGTCCGCACCGATCCCGACGACCTGGGACCGTAGTGCCCGCCAGTCCGACGCCGACGCGGACGGCCCGGCATCAGGTCGGACCAGCGGTCGCGTTCGCCACCATCATGGTCGTCGCCAGCCTGATGCAGTTCGGCATCGGCGCGTTGAGCCCGTTCCTGACCGCCGAGTTCGACCTGTCCCGCTCCCAGCTCGGCATCGTCACCAGCGCCTACTATCTGGCCGCGGCGGCGCTGTCACCGGTGATGGGCCACTGGGTCGGTGCGCTCGGCGCCCGCCGGGCCATGCTGCTGACGATCGCGTTCGCCGCCATCGGCGCGGCCACGCTCGCCGCCGCGACCACGTTGCTCGCCGTCATGGTGGCGGTCGTCGTCGCCGGCGCGGCGGCGGCCGTCGCCAATCCGGCCACCAACCTGGCCATCGCCGCCCGCCCCCAGCCCCATGCCGTCCTGATCGGGGTCAAGCAGTCCGGGGTGCAGGCCGCCGCCCTGCTGACCGGGATCAGTCTGCCCGCCATCGCACTGGCCACCACCTGGCGCTACGCCGTCCTGGCCACCGCCGGGGCGTGCCTGCTCACGCTGCCGGCGACCCGGGCCGCCGGGGCGAGTCGGCCGCGCCGGACGCCGGTGACCATCGCAGCACCCGATCCCCCAGCCGCGGCGTCGCCGCTACGCCGACTCGCGGTGTTCAGCGCGCTGATGGGTGCCGGGATGGCGACCATCAACACCTATCTCGTGCTCTACGCCCACGAGCAGATCGGCCTCAGTGCCGGGCTGGCCGGCGCACTGCTGGCGACGATCGGGCTCTGCGCGGTGATCTCCCGGATCAACGTCACCCTCATCGTCGAACGAACCGTCGACGCGCAGCGCGCCGGCCTGCGGACGTTACGGATGATGGCGCTGGTCGGCGCGCTGGCCGCCGGGCTGATCCTGGCCGGTGCGTGGGTCGGGCCGATGGCCCTCTGGGCCGGCACGGTCGTGATCGGGTTGACCGCGGCGGCGTTCAACAGCGTGGCGATGTTCGTGGTGATTCGGGCCGCGCGGGGCCGGGACGTGGCCCGCTCGTCGGGACGAATTCAGGGCTCGTTCTTCGCCGGGCTGTTCCTCAGCCCACCGCTGTTCGGAATGCTGGTCGATGCCAGCGGCGACTACACCGTCGGCTGGCTGTGGACAATCGGATGCTTCGCCTGCGCCGCCGGCACGATCACCCGCTGGCGGGCCCGCCACCGCGCGAACACCAGCGACCGCGCCCTCATCTAGAGGGCCGGGGACAAGAGCAGGACAGCACATCCGCAGACGACGCACATCATCACAGAGATGGCCACGAATAGGAGACACCCCAGGTAGACGCCGCCCACGAGTTGGGCCGCCCTGGGATCCGCCGCGCACGGATACCTCTGGTACCACCAGCAGGACACCGCTCAGTCTGCTCCCCACCGGCTCCCTCGTTTGCGCGGGCTGCGGCAGATCAATGCGGCTGCTCCTGTCTGGCGCCAAAATGGGTCGGCATACTCGCCGAGGTGAAGGATGTGCAAGCCGGCCGCAGCCACCGTCGTCACGACTTCGCCGAGAGTTCGCTGCCACTGGACCGCTCCGCCGGCAGGAAAGGTGTCATTGATGTGACTCCTGGCGAAGTAGCTGCGATCCGGTCGGATTCGAGGTTCGTCTGCGTCCCACGTCCACAATGGCACCGCAGGGTGTTCCTCGTAGATGAACAGATGTCCCGACGGGCGGAGCAGGCAGACGGACGATGTCTTGAGCCCACCGAGCCAGGTCGGGCATCCAGATCAACGCGCCCTTGCCGGTGTAGACGAGGTCGGCGCAGGCATCGGCCAGAGGAGCGCCGGGGAGCGCCGCGAC
This is a stretch of genomic DNA from Micromonospora sp. WMMD1082. It encodes these proteins:
- a CDS encoding aldehyde dehydrogenase family protein; its protein translation is MTQTSTSATAPTALPYLDGDVPLGTIPSADLLPVRNPANRDEVVGTVALGSADHVDRALDLAVAAAPGWAALTATARADLLRSAADALDRHDPAARAVLLTREHGKVRWESTLDVGGAAAILRYYAGLAAEFDAEVDHRNAAGTARFRRRPLGVTAVIVPWNYPVYLASLMLVPALLAGNPVVVKPSEVTPLALTETLRILAAALPPGVVTVVPGTGSVAGTALTTDRRVRAVLFTGSTATGRTIMAAAAPTLKRLGLELGGNDPALVLESAMIDDRLIDELVRGTFTSSGQVCYSVKRIYVHRSRYAELVTAYTEAADALVVGDGRDPETTIGPLTTRSQYDRVRALVAEARRHGARVRTVGRRGTTAHWERGNFLLPTVVTDAPHDIALVTEEQFGPTVPILPFDTDDEAVALANGTDYGLAASVWSADASHADTVARRIEAGSVFVNAHRLGASDLAMPFGGAKQSGLGRRHGFVAVEECSELQTIAHVVNPASLPGPTVAAPPTRPSPSGRKEQ
- a CDS encoding thiamine pyrophosphate-binding protein, whose protein sequence is MPQSAAHTLIDILLDWGVRQVFTCPGSTEAPFLDASVDRPELDVWLTTHELTAVTMADGYARFAGGPPGVAYLHTNVGLVNGLGGMYAAQLGRAPVLVLNGLKAGVIQSRRGFTAPPDVGALAAGNAKWSWQVQRTEHLAEDLSRALQVATNGPPGPVWLGLPEDLVAAPASTVAPAPARSRQVTSGAPAPDQVAAAASALAGARKPLLVAGADLVREDAVDLLVRLAERLGAQVVNEDRRSFERSAFPTGHPCYAGFYADRLPAVRQADVVAFLGARCFHEFEAGSIAAPAAGVTLIHSNADPAEIGKTHGADITLTGDHRLILDQLLTALPADHQPRPTSPADTTEATGPATVTGPDRDGPLSVPEVATALAATVDRRTRIVADATTSNGAFFAHLPQDTPGQLITTSSGALGWGMGAALGVSIARPDDRVVAVVGDGSFQFGAPALWVAARRRLPVTYLMINNGSYAAVAAALRRYGRRAVESGTYPGKDIAGPDFAAISAGYGVPAERVDSAPALAKALDTAADAAGPRFIEVRTDPDDLGP
- a CDS encoding MFS transporter, which gives rise to MPASPTPTRTARHQVGPAVAFATIMVVASLMQFGIGALSPFLTAEFDLSRSQLGIVTSAYYLAAAALSPVMGHWVGALGARRAMLLTIAFAAIGAATLAAATTLLAVMVAVVVAGAAAAVANPATNLAIAARPQPHAVLIGVKQSGVQAAALLTGISLPAIALATTWRYAVLATAGACLLTLPATRAAGASRPRRTPVTIAAPDPPAAASPLRRLAVFSALMGAGMATINTYLVLYAHEQIGLSAGLAGALLATIGLCAVISRINVTLIVERTVDAQRAGLRTLRMMALVGALAAGLILAGAWVGPMALWAGTVVIGLTAAAFNSVAMFVVIRAARGRDVARSSGRIQGSFFAGLFLSPPLFGMLVDASGDYTVGWLWTIGCFACAAGTITRWRARHRANTSDRALI